A stretch of the Corynebacterium maris DSM 45190 genome encodes the following:
- a CDS encoding 6PGD fold domain-containing protein, with product MRAPRLTVGAFIDETDDTKFAESLRGVGHDVTTLHDPEEAADYELIVLSVRETDLPDLVRQLSTQARRGQIYLHTCLGYGVQVLDDVETHGAVVAAAHPLTPELWVTAATDELGETIVELLVGELGGASRAVPDTQRARLAAARTHLSFVETVRRDATTMLAEALGNVETAREIVDAGGRRHGLLADVDGPGGVDAQHAGIEDPGLARVFRELVRRTAQQKSAHDAELWAIQKET from the coding sequence ATGAGGGCTCCCCGCCTGACGGTGGGCGCATTCATCGACGAGACGGACGACACGAAGTTTGCCGAGAGTCTCCGCGGGGTCGGCCATGACGTCACGACGCTGCACGATCCGGAAGAGGCCGCCGACTACGAACTCATCGTGCTGTCCGTGCGGGAGACCGACCTGCCGGACCTGGTGCGCCAGTTGTCGACGCAGGCGCGCCGCGGCCAAATTTACCTGCACACCTGCCTCGGCTACGGCGTCCAGGTGCTCGACGACGTGGAAACCCACGGCGCCGTCGTGGCCGCCGCCCACCCGCTGACGCCGGAGCTGTGGGTGACCGCCGCCACCGACGAACTCGGCGAGACCATCGTCGAATTGCTCGTGGGGGAACTCGGCGGCGCCAGTCGGGCCGTGCCCGACACCCAGCGCGCCCGCCTGGCGGCCGCGCGCACCCACCTGAGCTTCGTGGAGACCGTCCGCCGGGATGCGACGACGATGTTGGCGGAGGCCCTCGGCAACGTCGAGACCGCCCGCGAGATCGTCGACGCGGGGGGACGTCGGCACGGTCTGTTGGCCGACGTCGACGGGCCCGGCGGCGTCGACGCCCAACACGCCGGCATCGAGGACCCTGGGCTGGCCCGGGTGTTCCGGGAATTGGTGCGGCGCACCGCCCAGCAGAAAAGCGCCCACGACGCTGAATTGTGGGCAATACAGAAGGAGACATGA
- a CDS encoding PhoX family protein — MSLKGLNLFANKFMSSRSSMTCTYKCGNACFGECGNQSDNTYFGDLMSRRSALKAGSLTVVSVGGAAALAACSPSEETAAASSSGSSSGAGSTTEADVELTSVEGMRFDPVEMNTDDQITLPEGYDHSILIAWGDPIFEDAPEFDVDNQSVEAQERQFGFNNDFGGLFEHPEDPERMVFVASHEYTTEPQMHPGYDEDNPTDEQINIGLAAHGHTILEVSKAGDTGELKREFGPLNRRITATTPFRFTGPAAGSDMLKTSADPEGTTVLGTLNNCAGGLTPWGTYLSGEENINQYFANSADLTGRAKEDAERIGAPEGASGRQWERLHDRFDMSKEPNEFLRFGYIVEIDPFDPVSTPVKHTALGRFKHEAGSIYVADDGTVVCYSGDDERFEYIYKFVSNKQIVEGDKAHNMSILDSGTLYVASLKGNSPASEIDGSGQLPEDGAFDGTGTWHPLVTVQEDGTAESHVDGFSPEEVCVYTRLAADEVGATKMDRPEDFEANPVDGKVYLALTNNKYRGAAEERDRANWEDATEYAPVRENKNGLVMEIEDDHAGESFAWNLLLVCGDPDEAYTYFGGFDKERVSPISCPDNLAFDTHGNLWISTDGNALGSHDGLYAVTTTGPNRGELKCFMTMPTDAETCGPIVMDERVLVNVQHPGEADDSTVEDPSSHWPDGGDSVPRPAAVVAWRADGGRIGV; from the coding sequence GTGTCGCTCAAGGGCCTCAACCTTTTCGCCAATAAATTCATGTCCAGCCGATCCAGCATGACCTGCACCTACAAATGCGGCAACGCCTGCTTCGGCGAGTGCGGAAACCAGTCCGACAACACCTATTTCGGCGACCTGATGTCGCGCCGTTCCGCACTGAAGGCCGGCAGCCTGACCGTCGTCTCCGTCGGCGGCGCCGCCGCCCTGGCCGCCTGCTCCCCCTCCGAAGAAACCGCCGCCGCCTCCTCCTCGGGGTCCTCCTCCGGTGCCGGCTCCACCACCGAGGCGGACGTCGAGTTGACCTCCGTCGAGGGCATGCGGTTCGATCCCGTCGAGATGAACACCGACGACCAGATCACCCTGCCCGAGGGCTACGATCACTCCATCCTCATCGCCTGGGGCGACCCGATCTTCGAGGACGCCCCCGAGTTCGACGTCGACAACCAGAGCGTCGAGGCCCAGGAGCGCCAGTTCGGCTTCAACAACGACTTCGGCGGCCTCTTCGAGCACCCCGAGGACCCGGAGCGCATGGTCTTCGTCGCCTCGCACGAATACACCACCGAGCCGCAGATGCACCCGGGCTATGACGAAGACAACCCGACGGACGAGCAGATCAACATCGGCCTGGCCGCCCACGGCCACACCATCCTCGAAGTCTCCAAGGCCGGGGACACCGGCGAGCTCAAGCGCGAATTCGGTCCGCTCAACCGCCGCATCACCGCCACCACCCCCTTCCGCTTCACCGGGCCGGCCGCCGGCTCCGACATGCTGAAGACCTCCGCGGACCCGGAGGGCACGACCGTGCTGGGCACCCTCAACAACTGCGCCGGCGGCCTGACCCCGTGGGGCACCTACCTCTCCGGCGAGGAGAACATCAACCAGTACTTCGCCAACTCCGCCGACCTGACCGGCCGCGCCAAGGAGGACGCCGAGCGCATCGGCGCCCCGGAGGGCGCGTCGGGCCGTCAGTGGGAGCGACTGCACGACCGCTTCGACATGTCCAAGGAGCCCAACGAATTCCTGCGCTTCGGCTACATCGTCGAGATCGACCCCTTCGACCCCGTCTCCACCCCGGTCAAGCACACCGCCTTGGGCCGTTTCAAGCACGAGGCCGGCAGCATCTACGTCGCCGACGACGGCACCGTGGTCTGCTACTCCGGCGACGACGAGCGCTTCGAGTACATCTACAAGTTCGTCTCCAACAAGCAGATCGTCGAGGGCGACAAGGCCCACAACATGAGCATCCTCGACTCCGGCACCCTCTACGTCGCCTCCCTGAAGGGCAACTCCCCCGCCTCGGAGATCGACGGCTCCGGCCAGCTGCCCGAGGACGGCGCCTTCGACGGCACCGGCACGTGGCACCCGCTGGTCACCGTCCAGGAGGACGGCACCGCCGAGTCCCACGTCGACGGCTTCTCCCCGGAGGAGGTCTGCGTCTACACCCGCCTGGCCGCCGACGAGGTCGGCGCCACCAAGATGGACCGCCCGGAGGACTTCGAGGCCAATCCGGTCGACGGCAAGGTCTACCTCGCGCTGACCAACAACAAGTACCGCGGCGCCGCCGAGGAACGCGACCGCGCGAACTGGGAGGACGCCACCGAGTACGCCCCCGTCCGCGAGAACAAGAACGGGCTGGTCATGGAGATCGAGGACGATCACGCCGGCGAGTCCTTCGCGTGGAACCTGCTGCTGGTCTGCGGCGACCCGGACGAGGCCTACACCTACTTCGGCGGCTTCGACAAGGAGCGGGTCTCCCCGATCTCGTGCCCGGACAACCTGGCCTTCGACACCCACGGCAACCTGTGGATCTCCACCGACGGCAACGCCCTGGGTTCCCACGACGGCCTGTACGCCGTGACCACCACCGGCCCGAACCGCGGCGAGCTCAAGTGCTTCATGACGATGCCCACCGACGCCGAGACCTGCGGCCCGATCGTCATGGACGAGCGGGTCCTGGTCAACGTCCAGCACCCGGGAGAGGCCGATGACTCCACCGTCGAAGACCCCTCGTCGCACTGGCCCGACGGCGGCGACAGCGTCCCGCGTCCGGCGGCGGTCGTCGCCTGGCGCGCCGACGGCGGCCGCATCGGCGTCTAA
- a CDS encoding DUF6226 family protein: MTTWWEEHNAMAREHGVDVPLLDDAVTLLDDVEAAFASTGAATPGWPAPDVDHSDSRIYERVTEPERFAIVAARAEAWVSVLTARGWATSWTRGIQRVLVPARREAAPMVLQVSHNHGATFVTVGVGDPPFMLQEHPDCACDGCDMGSETLLQGIDEDIFSIVDGSLEVVEGAGQRTLRTSFSGARSTTSKRRPVRGVFGGPWDQDWSPRRLIKMSF, from the coding sequence ATGACGACGTGGTGGGAAGAGCACAACGCGATGGCGCGCGAACACGGGGTCGACGTCCCGCTTCTCGACGACGCCGTGACGTTGCTTGACGACGTCGAGGCCGCCTTCGCCAGCACCGGCGCCGCCACACCCGGATGGCCCGCGCCGGACGTCGACCACTCGGACAGCCGTATCTACGAGCGGGTCACCGAACCGGAACGCTTCGCGATCGTCGCCGCCCGGGCCGAGGCCTGGGTAAGCGTGCTGACGGCGCGTGGCTGGGCCACATCCTGGACCCGCGGAATCCAGCGAGTGCTCGTGCCCGCGCGCCGGGAGGCGGCGCCCATGGTGCTCCAAGTCAGTCACAACCACGGGGCGACGTTTGTGACAGTCGGCGTCGGCGATCCGCCTTTCATGCTGCAGGAACACCCCGACTGCGCCTGCGACGGCTGCGACATGGGTTCCGAAACGTTGCTCCAAGGCATCGACGAAGACATCTTTTCCATCGTCGACGGCTCCCTCGAAGTGGTGGAAGGGGCGGGGCAGCGCACGCTGCGGACCTCCTTCAGCGGTGCGCGCAGCACCACGTCGAAGCGGCGGCCGGTGCGCGGCGTGTTCGGCGGGCCGTGGGACCAAGACTGGTCGCCACGTCGGCTGATCAAGATGTCGTTCTAA
- a CDS encoding DUF456 domain-containing protein, with product MDTTVFEAIATVVAALLLAVGVLGTVFPILPGSLLTIGTLLVWAWLLGSTASWTAGLIGVVLAVIGMSASLMLTGRKMRRERIPNGPVAVGVVAGVVGMFVVPVVGLFLGFALGLLLAELARRRDLTAAGRTSWEALKSMGLGMLIEFACASVAASAFVIGAVVHFFA from the coding sequence ATGGATACGACTGTCTTCGAGGCCATCGCCACCGTCGTCGCCGCGTTGTTGCTGGCGGTCGGCGTGCTGGGCACAGTTTTCCCGATTCTGCCGGGGTCGTTGTTGACGATCGGCACGCTCCTCGTCTGGGCCTGGCTGCTGGGTTCCACGGCGTCGTGGACGGCCGGCCTGATCGGCGTGGTTCTGGCGGTGATCGGGATGAGCGCGTCGCTGATGTTGACGGGGCGCAAGATGCGCCGCGAACGCATCCCCAACGGCCCGGTGGCGGTCGGGGTCGTGGCCGGGGTGGTCGGGATGTTCGTGGTCCCGGTGGTGGGGCTGTTCCTCGGCTTCGCGCTCGGCCTGTTGCTCGCCGAGCTGGCCCGGCGCCGCGACCTCACCGCGGCGGGGAGGACCTCTTGGGAGGCGTTGAAGTCCATGGGGTTGGGCATGCTGATCGAATTCGCCTGCGCCTCTGTGGCAGCCTCAGCGTTCGTGATCGGCGCGGTGGTGCACTTCTTCGCCTGA
- a CDS encoding globin domain-containing protein: MYVSTPPQVKEQRLSEEHAALVKATLPAVGENIETIARNFYERMFTAHPELLRDTFNRGNQKSGAQQKALAASVATFATMLVDPEAPDPVHMLNRVAHKHVSLGIVEDQYPIVHENLMAAIGEVLGDAVTEDVADAWSTVYWLMADVLLNQEEELYASDDVKPGDVFREVEVTDKQSLTENVTTYTLRGDLVKPRPGQYTSIGVVLPDGARQLRQYSIVAGDENFYRIAVETDGEVSNHLKQKVDTGDTIQATLAAGDLVLEDGDNPVVLISSGIGSTPIIGMLSYLTRTQSDRKITCLVADESEATLAQKAEGDSFVEQLKNASVFFSYRDHGEMLKPSEHDVAGADVYICGGSAFLQSVRDDLETLPADQAPAVIRYELFSPNDWLVN; the protein is encoded by the coding sequence ATGTACGTCAGCACCCCACCCCAGGTCAAGGAACAGCGACTTTCGGAAGAGCACGCGGCTTTGGTCAAAGCGACCCTGCCAGCGGTCGGCGAAAACATCGAAACCATCGCCCGGAACTTTTACGAAAGGATGTTCACGGCGCACCCGGAGCTGCTGCGCGACACGTTCAACCGCGGCAACCAGAAGTCTGGCGCCCAGCAGAAGGCGTTGGCGGCGTCGGTGGCGACTTTCGCCACCATGCTGGTCGACCCGGAAGCCCCGGATCCGGTCCACATGCTCAACCGCGTCGCCCACAAGCACGTCTCCCTGGGCATCGTCGAAGATCAGTACCCCATCGTCCATGAGAACCTCATGGCCGCGATCGGTGAAGTCCTTGGCGACGCCGTCACCGAGGACGTGGCCGACGCCTGGTCCACCGTCTACTGGCTGATGGCCGACGTCCTGCTCAATCAGGAGGAGGAGCTCTACGCCTCCGACGACGTGAAGCCGGGGGACGTCTTCCGCGAAGTCGAGGTCACCGACAAGCAGTCGCTGACCGAAAACGTCACCACCTACACCCTCCGGGGCGATCTGGTGAAGCCCCGCCCGGGCCAGTACACCTCCATCGGCGTGGTCCTGCCGGACGGCGCCCGCCAGCTGCGCCAGTATTCGATCGTGGCCGGTGACGAAAACTTCTACCGCATCGCGGTGGAAACCGACGGCGAGGTGTCCAACCACCTCAAGCAGAAGGTTGACACCGGAGACACCATTCAGGCCACGCTCGCCGCCGGCGACCTGGTCCTGGAGGACGGCGACAACCCGGTCGTGCTGATCTCCTCCGGCATCGGCTCCACCCCGATCATCGGCATGCTCTCCTACCTGACGCGCACCCAGTCGGACCGTAAGATCACCTGCCTGGTCGCCGACGAGAGCGAGGCCACCCTGGCGCAGAAGGCGGAGGGAGACTCCTTCGTCGAGCAGCTGAAGAACGCCTCGGTGTTCTTCTCCTACCGCGACCACGGTGAGATGCTCAAGCCCAGCGAGCACGACGTGGCCGGCGCCGACGTCTACATCTGCGGCGGCAGCGCCTTCCTGCAGTCCGTCCGTGACGACCTGGAGACCCTGCCCGCCGATCAGGCCCCGGCCGTGATCCGGTACGAGCTGTTCAGCCCCAACGACTGGCTGGTCAACTAG
- the folB gene encoding dihydroneopterin aldolase, protein MADRIELKGLVCYGYHGVLEHEKLHGQTFTVDVTCWLDTAEAARDDDLTKTVNYAELAELAHEIVTGPPRELIETVAGEIADSALEHYDPLHAVEVTIHKPHAPIPLPFADVAVVARRSRKNRPRFRNA, encoded by the coding sequence ATGGCTGACCGAATCGAACTTAAAGGGCTGGTCTGTTACGGCTACCACGGGGTGCTGGAGCACGAGAAGCTGCATGGACAGACGTTCACGGTGGACGTGACCTGCTGGCTGGACACGGCCGAGGCCGCGCGGGACGACGATCTGACCAAGACCGTCAACTACGCGGAGCTGGCGGAGTTGGCCCACGAGATCGTCACCGGCCCGCCACGCGAGCTCATCGAGACCGTCGCCGGGGAGATCGCGGACTCCGCCCTGGAGCACTACGACCCGCTGCACGCGGTCGAGGTGACCATCCACAAGCCGCACGCCCCGATTCCGCTGCCGTTTGCGGACGTGGCCGTCGTGGCGCGGCGTTCGCGCAAGAATCGCCCGCGGTTCAGGAACGCCTGA
- a CDS encoding alkaline phosphatase, with amino-acid sequence MAISPYALRTVATVSASAVVLAGALVPVANAQSSDGLNFPSSSLSSTPGQDNQEGTGGPKNIIYMVGDGMGYNHVAAANLYESGQTRYQVEGEAAPEQLEELEGEAVQVYEGDDWNHLAMATFQEGNSYDGLRAWSDHNYVNEDFTDSAAAGTAMATGGKTSNGSLGVSSDGEAMENTSERAKAQGKAAGVVSDVPFSHATPAAWAAHNADRNDYHAIADEMLAGDLDVIMGAGHPLYGVDNELLAEPNYRYISEEGFTAASTGETDFEYFEEDAAFEALANGEVEEGTQYFGLAQVASTLQHDRTGASAVPYDVEQNDVIDLATMSEGALNALNTDDDGFHLMIEGGAIDWAGHANDIARDIEEVQAFNDTVDVVVEWVEENSSWDETLLIVTADHETGYLSGQDELPGWKALHGGAGEVPEHEYYSGNHTNQVVPFFYKGAGSEDIAANVAGTDPVRGDYIDNTTVANLTFNEWWNED; translated from the coding sequence ATGGCTATTTCCCCTTATGCGCTGCGCACCGTCGCAACCGTTTCCGCCTCCGCCGTCGTGCTCGCCGGTGCTTTGGTTCCCGTCGCCAACGCGCAGAGCAGTGATGGGCTCAATTTCCCGTCCTCCTCGCTCTCCTCCACCCCGGGCCAGGATAATCAGGAAGGCACAGGCGGCCCGAAGAACATCATTTACATGGTCGGTGACGGCATGGGCTACAACCACGTCGCCGCAGCCAACCTCTACGAGTCCGGCCAGACCAGGTACCAGGTCGAGGGTGAAGCCGCTCCGGAGCAGCTCGAGGAGCTGGAAGGCGAGGCCGTCCAAGTCTACGAGGGCGACGACTGGAACCACTTGGCGATGGCCACCTTCCAAGAGGGCAACTCTTACGACGGTCTGCGGGCGTGGAGCGACCACAATTACGTCAACGAAGACTTCACCGACTCCGCGGCCGCCGGCACCGCCATGGCCACCGGCGGGAAGACCAGCAACGGCTCCCTGGGCGTCAGCTCCGACGGCGAGGCCATGGAGAACACCTCCGAACGCGCCAAGGCACAGGGCAAGGCCGCCGGCGTCGTCTCCGACGTCCCGTTCAGCCACGCCACCCCGGCCGCCTGGGCCGCGCACAATGCCGACCGCAATGATTACCATGCCATCGCCGACGAGATGCTCGCCGGTGACCTCGACGTCATCATGGGCGCCGGACACCCGCTCTACGGCGTCGACAACGAGCTGCTGGCGGAGCCGAACTACCGATACATTTCCGAAGAGGGTTTCACGGCCGCCTCCACCGGCGAGACCGATTTCGAGTACTTCGAGGAGGACGCCGCGTTTGAGGCGCTGGCCAACGGCGAAGTCGAGGAAGGCACCCAGTACTTTGGCCTGGCCCAGGTGGCCTCCACCCTGCAGCATGACCGCACCGGCGCTTCGGCGGTCCCGTACGACGTCGAGCAGAACGACGTCATCGACCTGGCCACCATGTCCGAGGGTGCGCTCAACGCCCTGAACACCGACGACGACGGTTTCCACCTCATGATCGAAGGCGGCGCCATCGACTGGGCGGGCCACGCCAACGACATCGCCCGCGACATCGAGGAAGTCCAGGCCTTCAACGACACTGTCGACGTCGTCGTCGAATGGGTGGAGGAGAATTCCTCCTGGGACGAAACCCTGCTGATCGTCACCGCGGACCACGAAACCGGCTATCTCTCCGGACAGGACGAGCTGCCGGGGTGGAAGGCGCTGCACGGCGGAGCGGGTGAGGTCCCAGAGCACGAGTACTACTCCGGCAACCACACCAACCAGGTGGTCCCGTTCTTCTACAAGGGCGCTGGATCCGAGGACATCGCCGCCAACGT
- a CDS encoding DUF6779 domain-containing protein, translated as MTSGTGDQRTEPTAERTDGGWSLAQQDRGQLWLAVLVVLAIVASVIMLLTDSATALKFALIAALWAAVIGFILVGRYRNQARSAKDELALREQTLQAELEKAKYEAEAAAAKAAAAPSPADLEVLEEIKRELAVVRSQLEELSGREFGFEPAALRAEARRIIELEARAYASTQERIDALSRASEEKPDEPVEAEVDELPEFDDTPLAPSLDAIAGRLGSQPSPRTADLNPLSAIITENARRKEEEAAQAKKATESGEKPEGKPAEKKQAADAPAPAAPQAPAAPEAKTPKKSPVPFPYADDKDAPAVKKDKEQLKGKSTKADQSDQSEQASPAEAPKAPAQKQAPAQTPAPAPKQKPEQKAEAATAEAAEQDEDYSGGRRRRENNQGISVAELLARAKQRDDEDEGQ; from the coding sequence ATGACTTCAGGGACGGGCGACCAGCGCACTGAACCCACCGCCGAGCGCACCGACGGCGGCTGGAGCCTCGCGCAGCAGGACAGGGGCCAGCTGTGGCTCGCTGTGCTGGTGGTGTTGGCGATCGTCGCCAGCGTCATCATGCTGCTCACCGACAGTGCCACGGCGCTGAAGTTCGCGCTGATCGCCGCACTGTGGGCGGCGGTCATCGGGTTCATCCTCGTCGGCCGTTACCGTAACCAGGCCCGCTCGGCGAAGGACGAACTCGCCTTGCGGGAGCAGACCCTGCAGGCCGAGCTGGAGAAAGCCAAGTACGAGGCGGAGGCCGCCGCGGCGAAGGCCGCCGCCGCGCCGTCCCCGGCGGACCTGGAGGTCCTCGAGGAGATCAAGCGCGAGCTCGCCGTCGTGCGCTCTCAGCTGGAGGAGCTCAGCGGCCGTGAGTTCGGCTTCGAACCGGCCGCCCTGCGCGCCGAGGCCCGCCGCATCATCGAGCTCGAGGCCCGCGCGTACGCGAGCACCCAGGAGCGTATCGACGCGCTGAGCAGGGCGTCGGAAGAAAAGCCGGATGAGCCGGTGGAAGCGGAGGTCGACGAGCTGCCCGAGTTCGATGACACGCCGCTGGCGCCCAGCCTCGACGCGATCGCCGGCCGGCTGGGCAGCCAGCCGAGCCCGCGCACCGCGGATTTGAACCCGCTGTCCGCGATCATCACGGAAAACGCCCGCCGCAAGGAAGAGGAGGCGGCGCAGGCGAAGAAGGCCACCGAGTCCGGTGAGAAGCCGGAGGGGAAGCCGGCGGAGAAGAAGCAGGCTGCGGACGCTCCAGCCCCGGCCGCGCCGCAGGCCCCGGCCGCGCCGGAAGCGAAGACTCCGAAGAAGAGCCCGGTTCCTTTCCCGTACGCGGACGATAAGGACGCTCCGGCGGTGAAAAAGGACAAGGAACAGCTCAAAGGCAAGAGCACGAAGGCCGACCAGTCTGACCAGTCAGAGCAGGCGTCCCCGGCGGAGGCGCCGAAGGCTCCGGCACAGAAACAGGCCCCGGCACAGACCCCGGCCCCCGCTCCGAAGCAGAAGCCCGAGCAGAAAGCGGAGGCCGCCACGGCCGAAGCGGCGGAGCAGGACGAGGATTATTCGGGTGGCCGGCGCCGCCGCGAGAACAACCAGGGCATCTCCGTCGCTGAGCTGCTGGCCCGGGCCAAGCAGCGGGATGACGAGGACGAGGGGCAATGA
- the folK gene encoding 2-amino-4-hydroxy-6-hydroxymethyldihydropteridine diphosphokinase produces the protein MRAVLSVGSNMDDRWALLRTVAEDFAAEIVAESPVYATPPWGVTDQDEFLNAVLVVEVAGTPLELLRRGQRLEDAAERVRVRRWGPRTLDVDVVQVLDDGAEILSDDPELTLPHPHAHERGFVLVPWLAADPAATLRGRRVAALVEKLAAAEVAEIRPVGTLTGGPDVGVSGR, from the coding sequence ATGCGCGCGGTGTTGTCGGTCGGGTCGAACATGGACGACCGGTGGGCGCTGCTGCGCACCGTCGCGGAGGATTTCGCGGCGGAGATCGTCGCCGAGTCGCCGGTGTACGCCACCCCGCCGTGGGGGGTGACGGACCAGGACGAGTTCCTCAACGCCGTGCTCGTCGTCGAGGTCGCGGGCACCCCGCTGGAGCTGCTGCGCCGCGGCCAGCGGCTGGAGGACGCCGCGGAACGGGTGCGGGTGCGCCGCTGGGGGCCGCGCACCCTCGACGTCGACGTCGTCCAGGTGCTGGACGACGGCGCCGAGATTCTCAGCGACGACCCGGAGCTCACCCTGCCGCACCCGCACGCCCACGAGCGTGGCTTTGTGCTGGTGCCGTGGTTGGCCGCCGATCCGGCGGCGACGCTGCGTGGGCGGCGGGTGGCCGCGCTCGTCGAGAAGCTGGCTGCGGCCGAGGTCGCGGAGATCCGCCCCGTCGGCACCCTGACCGGCGGGCCGGACGTCGGGGTGAGTGGGCGGTGA
- a CDS encoding DUF3180 domain-containing protein — protein MTRTPVVGLVVVGVVLAAATGIVTWGFYGNFVPIHWGVSITLWMMAIICFAAARKVKSSMDGGAIGLDRSQLDPMTVALFLVLAKASAWTGAVVAGAYLGIATYVVPNAFDLVAAAQDLPGVLTSLLGGIVLAAAALYLERHCETPPPTDGERVG, from the coding sequence GTGACCCGCACCCCGGTCGTCGGGCTCGTCGTCGTCGGGGTCGTGCTGGCCGCGGCCACTGGCATCGTGACCTGGGGGTTCTACGGAAATTTCGTGCCGATCCACTGGGGCGTGTCCATCACGTTGTGGATGATGGCGATCATCTGCTTCGCCGCCGCCCGCAAGGTGAAGTCCTCCATGGACGGCGGCGCCATCGGGCTGGACCGCAGCCAGCTGGACCCCATGACCGTGGCGCTGTTTCTGGTGTTGGCGAAAGCGTCGGCCTGGACCGGCGCGGTCGTGGCCGGGGCCTACCTGGGGATCGCGACCTACGTGGTGCCGAACGCCTTTGACCTCGTCGCCGCGGCGCAGGACCTGCCCGGAGTGCTGACCTCGTTGCTCGGCGGGATCGTGTTGGCCGCGGCGGCGCTGTATCTCGAACGACATTGCGAGACACCGCCGCCCACGGACGGCGAGCGGGTTGGTTAA
- a CDS encoding pantoate--beta-alanine ligase, with amino-acid sequence MVFTPGQAHVLDSVDGAGQFGRAMNKTGRPVALVPLNEGLHAGHIALIRAAKRLRNTLVVVAWTGETIPEDFAEEQVDAVWHYRGDQLWPGGMRTTITPLEVGMEPAAVIGRELTRLVSLINVLHPSDVVVGEKDYQTVVALQQAITDLHLPVQLHGVPTVRTSEGLAISLRNAGVDEDAREQALALSAALTAGAHAAEHGAERVLETVHGVLDAAGVTPEYVELRGLDLGRAPEEGDARLFGAATVGGVRLTDNVGLPIGIGFRNLEPEQDS; translated from the coding sequence ATGGTATTCACCCCAGGACAGGCACACGTCCTCGATTCCGTGGACGGCGCCGGGCAGTTCGGCCGCGCCATGAACAAGACCGGTCGCCCCGTCGCCCTGGTGCCGCTCAACGAGGGGCTGCACGCCGGTCACATCGCGTTGATCCGCGCGGCCAAGCGGCTGCGCAACACCCTCGTCGTGGTGGCCTGGACCGGTGAGACGATCCCGGAGGACTTCGCCGAGGAGCAGGTCGACGCCGTCTGGCATTACCGCGGCGACCAGCTGTGGCCGGGCGGCATGCGCACCACGATCACCCCGCTCGAGGTGGGGATGGAGCCCGCGGCCGTGATCGGCCGTGAACTGACCCGCCTGGTCAGCCTGATCAACGTGCTGCACCCCTCCGACGTGGTGGTGGGGGAGAAGGACTACCAGACCGTCGTGGCGCTGCAGCAGGCCATCACGGATCTCCACCTGCCCGTGCAGCTGCACGGCGTGCCCACCGTGCGCACCTCGGAGGGGCTGGCGATCTCGTTGCGTAACGCCGGCGTCGACGAAGACGCCCGGGAGCAGGCGCTGGCGCTGTCCGCGGCGTTGACGGCCGGCGCGCACGCCGCCGAACACGGGGCGGAGCGGGTGCTGGAGACCGTGCACGGCGTGCTGGACGCCGCCGGGGTCACGCCCGAGTACGTGGAGCTGCGCGGCCTGGATCTGGGCCGGGCCCCGGAGGAGGGGGACGCGCGGTTGTTCGGCGCGGCCACCGTCGGCGGGGTGCGTCTGACGGACAACGTGGGCCTGCCGATCGGCATCGGTTTCCGCAACCTGGAGCCGGAACAGGACAGCTGA